One window from the genome of Acidihalobacter ferrooxydans encodes:
- a CDS encoding LapA family protein, which yields MRKIFSVVIVLVLVVCALILAVLNPNDVPLNFYFVKLTVPISVAVFSFVFIGVILGSALSASMWMKKVNELRRLRRKLAEREKELDSLRKLPMKNSP from the coding sequence ATGCGAAAAATATTTTCTGTGGTCATTGTTTTGGTTCTGGTTGTATGCGCTTTGATTCTGGCCGTACTCAACCCTAACGATGTGCCATTGAATTTTTATTTCGTCAAACTAACGGTGCCGATTTCTGTCGCAGTGTTTTCGTTTGTGTTCATAGGCGTTATTCTAGGTAGTGCTCTTTCGGCATCCATGTGGATGAAAAAAGTGAATGAACTGCGTCGACTACGGCGCAAGTTGGCAGAACGCGAAAAAGAGCTGGATTCTCTCCGCAAGTTACCCATGAAGAATTCGCCCTGA
- the lapB gene encoding lipopolysaccharide assembly protein LapB: MNELLWLLLPVAAATGWWSGRIRSGRREPYKKNSNLREDYIKGINYLLNEQPDKALDLFIRMVDVDSETVDTHLLLASLFRKRGEVERAIRIHQNLIARPNLDARYRATALLELGKDYMHAGLLDRAESLYRELLDTGHFTVEASCELQRIYEQEKDWEKAIKYAEAALNEPAHGDVAVIAHYWCELAIKKRKEGYPRIAWSYAQHALSRDPGHVRACILLGDFSFENKNVRSSNKYYTKAIRNDVQYIPVVLPKLYEVCRFSGDRRYFIKLLTRLGVEEGHAEALIYLVRMLIESKEYSEARMLLRKGLDRNVAPLRLLREYLSLEQIENSDISTDLFRMVARTLDEYLEQWLEFQCVNCGFRSRQLFWSCPSCHNWGTIKPGSSLNRVGNAHREMVSG, from the coding sequence ATGAACGAGTTGCTGTGGCTGCTATTACCCGTTGCAGCGGCAACGGGTTGGTGGTCAGGACGGATACGCTCTGGGCGACGGGAACCTTATAAAAAAAACAGCAATTTGCGTGAAGATTATATAAAGGGCATAAATTACCTTTTAAATGAACAGCCTGACAAGGCACTGGATTTATTTATCCGGATGGTCGACGTCGATTCCGAGACTGTCGATACGCACTTGCTACTCGCAAGCCTTTTCAGAAAGCGGGGCGAAGTGGAACGTGCTATCCGTATTCACCAAAATCTGATTGCACGCCCTAATCTGGATGCTCGATACAGAGCCACCGCGCTGCTTGAGCTTGGTAAGGACTATATGCACGCGGGTTTGCTCGATCGGGCCGAAAGTCTGTATAGAGAGTTATTGGACACCGGGCATTTTACAGTTGAGGCAAGCTGCGAATTACAGCGAATATACGAGCAAGAAAAAGACTGGGAAAAGGCCATTAAATATGCAGAAGCTGCGTTAAACGAACCCGCGCATGGTGATGTTGCAGTTATTGCACATTATTGGTGTGAGTTGGCTATTAAAAAACGCAAGGAGGGATATCCACGCATCGCATGGAGTTATGCCCAGCATGCGCTTTCCAGAGATCCGGGTCACGTCAGGGCGTGTATTCTTTTAGGTGACTTCTCTTTTGAGAATAAAAACGTTCGCTCTTCTAACAAATATTATACAAAAGCGATAAGAAACGATGTTCAATACATACCAGTTGTTTTGCCTAAACTTTATGAAGTTTGTCGTTTTTCAGGTGATAGACGGTATTTCATCAAGCTTCTGACAAGGCTTGGCGTGGAAGAAGGTCATGCTGAGGCGTTGATATATTTAGTGCGTATGCTGATCGAGTCTAAAGAGTATTCTGAAGCCAGAATGCTACTTCGCAAAGGGCTTGACCGAAATGTGGCTCCATTGAGGTTGCTGCGTGAGTATCTGTCTCTCGAACAAATAGAAAACAGTGACATCTCTACCGACTTATTCCGGATGGTCGCGCGCACTCTGGATGAATATCTCGAACAATGGCTTGAATTTCAGTGTGTTAACTGTGGCTTCCGTTCCAGACAATTATTCTGGTCATGCCCCAGCTGCCATAATTGGGGAACCATTAAACCTGGATCATCACTTAATCGTGTAGGCAATGCGCATAGGGAGATGGTTTCCGGGTAG